Proteins from a single region of Acanthochromis polyacanthus isolate Apoly-LR-REF ecotype Palm Island chromosome 11, KAUST_Apoly_ChrSc, whole genome shotgun sequence:
- the LOC127536068 gene encoding uncharacterized protein LOC127536068 has translation MPRLQSGVWKHFTLAIKDGRETFMCNYCLRTYTKNATKMQMHLDKCKEFSVVSQRSPGPEGSSSASIPVPSYSFLPAASSGGQFLIDSVDQRSQALADECLARAVFASSSALSLTDNIYWKRFFGVLRPAYCPPTPEALSTHLLDDEYDRVRSVVHEAVRKADCVSIICSSWSDVNETGTVVYVVTTPFPLFYKSSKTKEFTAEELKDVISEVGPQKVFAVVTDDSPEMVSAWLQVEEAFPHISAIGCSAAAVHRLFDDIMKQPSMMSLCSRAEQVFRCLREQKIPAETSRSWKTTKLRKRSDRLELPDWTDVVTLLSCLLEDQNHLQNLTHTLDVDAPIRSTLQDEDFWKGLSSSRNLLYLVGSHLDFMRGEDAVLSGVVDMFGRLRYAIGATLSGSVLLSGEQEAVMASLDRCEEFCVKPIHTAAFMLDPKHAGQQTLSGEQISGAYSLISTLSQHLDLDEGKVLASFARFSARQGLWRGSGIWSSCQHVSPSTWWKGLCSSEPMSAVAVALLQIPPTTAACDRLRSHFNHAKTETLISAERLHKLVAVQTNLNLLEPLESEEEEKKVLCQSETKCEPM, from the coding sequence ATGCCGCGCCTGCAGTCCGGCGTGTGGAAACATTTCACACTGGCCATCAAGGATGGAAGAGAAACCTTCATGTGCAACTACTGTCTGAGGACCTACACCAAGAACGCCACCAAGATGCAGATGCATCTGGACAAGTGTAAGGAGTTTTCTGTGGTTTCTCAGCGGTCTCCAGGCCCAGAAGGAAGCTCCTCGGCCTCCATCCCGGTTCCCTCCTACTCCTTCCTGCCGGCGGCCTCGTCTGGGGGACAGTTCCTCATCGACTCGGTGGATCAGCGGAGCCAGGCGCTGGCTGACGAGTGTCTGGCGAGGGCCGTGTTCGCCTCGTCTTCAGCGCTCAGCCTCACAGACAACATCTACTGGAAGCGATTCTTCGGCGTCCTGCGGCCGGCGTACTGCCCCCCGACCCCCGAGGCTCTGTCCACCCACCTGCTGGACGACGAGTACGACCGAGTGAGGAGCGTGGTCCATGAGGCCGTCAGGAAGGCCGACTGCGTCTCCatcatctgcagcagctggtcCGACGTTAATGAAACAGGAACTGTCGTCTATGTCGTCACCACTCCTTTCCCGCTCTTCTACAAAAGCAGCAAGACGAAGGAGTTCACAGCCGAGGAGCTGAAAGACGTCATCAGCGAAGTTGGACCTCAGAAGGTTTTCGCTGTCGTCACCGATGACTCTCCTGAGATGGTGTCGGCGTGGCTCCAGGTGGAGGAAGCGTTTCCTCACATATCGGCCATcggctgctctgctgctgccgtCCACCGGCTGTTTGATGACATCATGAAGCAGCCGTCTATGATGTCACTGTGCAGCCGAGCTGAGcaggtgttcaggtgtttaAGAGAGCAGAAAATACCAGCAGAGACTTCCAGAAGCTGGAAAACTACCAAACTAAGAAAGCGGTCTGACAGGCTGGAGCTGCCTGACTGGACCGATGTGGTGACCCTGCTCAGCTGTCTGCTGGAGGATCAGAACCATCTCCAGAACCTGACCCACACGCTGGACGTGGATGCTCCCATCAGGTCGACTCTACAGGACGAAGACTTCTGGAAAggtctgagcagcagcagaaaccttCTCTACCTGGTCGGGAGTCATCTGGACTTCATGAGAGGAGAAGATGCCGTTCTGTCTGGGGTTGTCGACATGTTCGGTCGGCTACGATACGCCATTGGAGCAACTCTTTCCGGGTCGGTGCTGCTCAGCGGCGAGCAGGAAGCCGTCATGGCGTCGCTGGACAGATGTGAGGAGTTCTGCGTGAAGCCGATCCACACCGCGGCGTTCATGTTGGACCCGAAACACGCCGGACAGCAGACGCTCTCCGGGGAACAGATCAGCGGCGCCTACAGCCTCATCTCCACGCTGTCGCAGCACCTGGACCTGGACGAGGGGAAAGTTCTGGCCAGCTTCGCTCGTTTCTCAGCTAGACAGGGCCTGTGGAGGGGATCAGGGATCTGGAGCTCCTGTCAGCACGTATCTCCATCCACCTGGTGGAAAGGACTGTGTTCGTCTGAGCCGATGTCCGCCGTCGCCGTCGCTCTTCTCCAGATCCCTCCCACCACGGCGGCCTGCGATCGCCTGCGGTCGCATTTCAATCACGCTAAAACAGAAACTTTGATCTCAGCTGAAAGGTTGCACAAACTGGTGGCCGTTCAGACGAATCTGAACCTTTTAGAGCCGCTggagagtgaagaagaagagaagaaggtTTTATGTCAGTCTGAGACTAAATGTGAACCCATGTAG